The Acidimicrobiales bacterium genome window below encodes:
- a CDS encoding helix-turn-helix domain-containing protein codes for MDVFRAVTDHWRTLSAGARGRATITAWAQRRPRLSRYRSPSELVAAINQLRHPDRSCALLSDLLVIAEHDPLAQLAILVALIPGIRNSARRRWKKAATSGAWSGEGDIAADAMSAAWQAIRDHAGRAHPYPARLVIRRVERHLRTAHQAQLRSSTSTSVGDSDAHDIAIPADPDDAEHIVVRTLDAVRSGQIEWSTASAAFGVAIAGRSPAAIGRRLGLSPAAVQDALRRSHHVIAGGRPQPRPVPMRSGHRVRLNQENFPMLPLLLTINQAAELLGLGRSTTYRLVANGELHSVSRGTSRRVPLWSIYDYLDRLCERRYRSIPLPAVIDFLVRASDQQEPSHG; via the coding sequence GTGGACGTCTTCCGTGCCGTCACCGACCACTGGCGCACCTTGTCCGCCGGCGCCCGAGGCCGAGCGACGATCACTGCTTGGGCTCAGCGCCGCCCACGACTCTCGCGCTACCGCTCCCCTAGCGAGTTGGTCGCCGCCATCAACCAGCTCCGGCACCCCGACCGGTCCTGCGCGCTGCTCAGCGACCTGCTCGTCATCGCCGAACACGATCCGCTGGCTCAACTCGCCATCCTGGTGGCCCTGATCCCCGGGATTCGCAACTCCGCGCGCCGCCGGTGGAAGAAGGCTGCCACCAGCGGCGCCTGGTCGGGTGAGGGCGATATCGCGGCCGATGCCATGTCGGCCGCTTGGCAAGCCATCCGCGACCATGCCGGACGCGCACATCCGTATCCGGCCCGTCTCGTCATCAGACGTGTCGAACGGCATCTCCGGACCGCCCACCAGGCTCAGCTGCGGTCCTCGACCTCGACCTCGGTGGGCGATTCCGACGCCCACGACATCGCAATCCCGGCGGATCCCGATGACGCCGAGCACATCGTCGTGCGGACCCTCGACGCCGTCCGCTCCGGACAGATCGAATGGTCCACCGCCTCCGCGGCGTTCGGTGTTGCGATCGCTGGGCGGAGTCCCGCCGCCATAGGCCGGCGTCTAGGTCTCAGCCCGGCCGCGGTTCAAGACGCGCTCCGTCGATCCCATCACGTCATCGCCGGGGGACGACCCCAGCCCCGGCCCGTGCCCATGCGAAGCGGACATCGCGTCCGTCTCAACCAGGAGAACTTCCCGATGCTGCCCTTGCTCCTCACCATCAATCAAGCCGCGGAACTGCTCGGTCTCGGCCGGTCGACCACGTACCGGCTCGTCGCCAACGGGGAACTGCACTCGGTGTCCCGAGGCACCAGCCGGCGCGTCCCGCTGTGGTCCATCTACGACTACCTCGACCGGCTGTGCGAACGCCGCTACAGAAGCATCCCCTTACCCGCCGTCATCGACTTCCTCGTACGCGCCTCAGACCAACAGGAGCCAA